The genomic window GGtaagtaaatgttttttttatatatatcttttatataattcttatagttcgaaaatatttgtatttcattcagCATTAAAAGAGTGGTAATGATGCGGATAGGTGAATTAACACAAAAAGTCATCCATACTTTTTAAATTGaccttacaaatatttttttccaatattaCTTTATAGTATCAATCAAAGAAGTTACTTATTTATTCTTAGGTTATAAATACAAACTATGTATTAAGCAGTGTTCAATTCCTAAATAGTAGTAGTGTTTAATATTTGAGAGTAATATgagatttttttaagaatacaaAGGACACACAAATCTTGTTTTGAATTATAATAACATATTCAAGTGATAAATTGACAGTCAATATTGCACTCAACAAACCGGCATATCAAAATAGACCTTGGGATGAAGATGACGCCCAAAATGCAGTAGATGGTCGTAAATCAAACCTATCTTGGAAAGAAGGAGAGTGTTCTATGACGTACGGTGAACAGAACGCCACCTGGTGGGTGAACCTGACAGGCATCCATAAAATTCATTACATTATCATCTACTACATGAAGAACTATCGTAAGTGGGGTAAagcttaaattttactttttctattttaccaACTTTATAGTTAAcgtttcttcaataaaaaaaaatcctaaataatttttttaaatttatcaactAGATGATAGCCCGCTAAAGCGCTGGGAATACTTGTTacacttaaaacttttttgcGATTTGTTAAACCAGAGTTTCTTTGTATATATTGGGTCAAcatgttttcttatttttttcctgtgctcatttttaaaaacataaatgaaTAAGCTACTGGATGTATATTTAGAGGTGTGAATAGGGATAATAATCTTAACTGAAATTGAATATATGTAGCTTTATtactatatctatatatttttgtagCTGACTGAAAAACTTCAATCTTTTTAGGCGTTTGTGTGTTTGTTCAATCTGCGGTTAATTGTTTCAACATGATATTTTAGATTTTCGGATCGTTTGAATAAAAAGTCACAACTTGGTCGCATATACAGGcatggtgattttttttaaatcgaggACGGGGTTTCGTAtctttttgctttaaatttgttccttatgacatttttaataataattttttaacaatctcCCAAATAAGATTTCAATATGTTAATTTTGGATAAAAgcctgctttaaaaacaaaagtgagGAAAAGGGCAAACTTCTACTTCCTGGTGCAACATATCAGTTTTATGCatgaatcatttattttaaaagatttcatatATACTGTAGAGTTATCAACACAATCTGTTCatcttttacaaaataatatttaagtttTACCAAACTTTTGTTTGTGGtctaaaataatgttctttcTATCAAAGCTAAAATCGCACATTCGAGAAAAGaattgttgcattttatttattcaacgtTTGTCAAACTTTAacttctatacatgtatatataaaggaaaagaaaagttgttcagaaATGAAAATTGGTTTTTGAGCACAGTTAATTACTAATcatgtaaaattcaattatgATAGTTTACGGACgtattgaaataataaaagtgAAGTCAATTACTCTGATCCAGTCATTCCATTGCTTATTGGCTAAACGTCTTTGTTTGTAATTATAGAAGTACATAAAGCTAGTGATTGAATTATGTTCCATTTAGAAATCAATATTACACATGTGACAgattatatatatgattataaatCAGGACACCTATTTAAAAATCGTTGAAgaatttaattgttttcttcCCTTATAATCTATGtacacaaaacaaaattatattgtgTGTATTTTAATGTGTATCCATTTGCTTTATGTAGGTACTGTAGTCTgtccaaaaatatttattctgaACATTTTGGcgatttaaaaaacattattacaCATACCCGTGATTTAAGTGCAAATGAAATAGATAAAAAGGAATATCTTACTAAACTATTTACTAATTTAATAAAGGCAGTGAATATTTATAAGCCCTCGAAAAATAGTTCCTGTCTCAAGTTTGATATATAGCTATCCCAACTATATCCATTGGTTAAGTGTACATTGAATAGGTGTATAATATAGATGACTGAATAAATGAGAAATGCTATTTTAAATgacaatcattttttaatatgaagctgttaaaattaattgatgattgCTTGATTATTCAGGAACTGTTGGATCTTCTGTGTATGTTTCAAATACAACAGATATATCAGATGGGTTAATGTGCTTCAACGACAGTGACTATACAATAGACACGGTGCCTGCTATTGCTAACATTTCATGCTCGACAAAAGCACAATATGTGATATACTATAACGAAAAACGCCCGCAAGTCATGTATCCTCGCTTTAACTATACATTTGCTGCGAATTTCCTTTGTGAAGTAGAAGCATATGGTAAGATATactttatgtttattaaatgtttttagGAAAGCATTTAATGTCCATTTATGTTGTACTAAATATCATAAAGGACTTATAAATCGCCAAATTAACAGCTTAAATCAGAAAATTAGACATACTAATTTTAAACATGTCCTTTCAAcggttaccctcccaaacaagCACTATTTATTATACtcaatgtcttatttttaatgaaaatgtttaatgaatatttcactgcttttatatagaaataaactgaattctacggcgaattgtacgcgcataatttacgcgcacgtaacaattcgttgtgatacccgttgccaagtgtgttgctaacgctgagggtaatagaacgatAGAATAGAATATAAtaaccaactgcgtctaaaccaatcagatttcagtatttaacatgaaagtttaATAACATTAATTGTTcctgttatttttatttcaacaccAAAAAGTGGGCGCTCACGATCTACGTGCCTATTAATTATCAGGCTCATCTGGATAgggattacatgtatatatgcgcCTGTGTTAAATACAAATTCAAGTAATAACAACAGTAAATTTTGTGGACTATCAATAcattatatttctatatatttctatctaAAATATAGTGAAACAATTTTTaaggaataaatatatatatatatgatatcacctttcactcattttggattatatatatatatatatatatatatatatatatatatatatatatatatatatatatatatatatatatatatatatatatatatatatttgtttaatagttaaaatattgccccccccctcttaaaaaatcaaaaaaatcgATGTTTTCCTATCAAGTAATAACATCTACATTTGACTTCTTTTTTTAGGAAGGAAGGacaataagtataaatttatgatttgatATGTCACCAAGCATGTttattccaaataaaaaaagtcCCACTAAGTTCTCCTTTTTAAGCAATAATTTTAAGGTAATTGAATATATATTGCTTTTAACTTACACTCATTTGGATAAAAGcaatatcaataattttcaataagcatttttcaattAGATTGGAaggattttcattatttttcatatatttttaactcatttgaaaaatatcaaggATCAAATATATCATGAATAATGATGTTTCACATCTCACCGCAAACACAatccattgttttttttttaataaaaagtatatacaaGAAGCTTTAAGTACCATCACAACAATTATGCTGTGTATTTTTGTATAGTAAACTAGGTTTTAAtactgaaaatttattttttttaaatataagattaACTTTTTCCAAATGTATTAATATGAAAACGGACaatttaaagctaaaaaaatatcttaatgccTTTcactaatatcatattttgcTTAGGATGTCCCAATACTGGGTTTTACTACGGAATAGATTGTTGCTCAAATGTTAATTGCCAATACTGTCACATGGACACAGGCACCTGTCTGGAGTGTAAACCTGGATATATAGGCGACAAGTGTGACATAGGTGATGTATAGACAAGTTTGTTTATCATTAACTTCAATGTTAAGTTCAAGAGGTCATGAGGAGATTAATTgttactatttaaaaaaaataaaacttgcaaATATAAATCTTACTGATATCATTTGATAAACCCTTAGAACTCAaagattttagtgatcaaacttATGACACAAAATAGTTGTATATAGTTTTGAGTTTCTACAATAATTGGTGTCTTCTTGTTTTTGGGCACATGGAAATGATATGGCATTTTCCAAATGACATCTGATTTATTGAGAGGTCAAGCGATTTTGTGAACTTGAATGTGCAAGTTACAAAAGTATCAATGTTGAATTAACTCTCTGATTTTAAGGATTATGCTTTTAAGAATATTACCTGGggtttcatatatatttatataataaaatgttaagaaatgTTAAAACGCTCAATATTTACTTTTTCCCATTCTTGCCAACTTTGACTAGTCCTCAAAATGCAGAGTATGTCATTTTGTCTCCAAAACCTACACCTATTTtatccattcatttttttttaccaatgacAACTATATTCACAAATCGTTTTATGACTTTTAAGCAGTATTAATACTTTATTTTTAGAATGCACAAATGGTAAATATGGAAAACAATGCCATAATGATTGTGGCTATTGCAGACACATGAACAAGTGTAGTCATATTAATGGGACATGTGTAAAAGGGTGTAAGCCGGGATATAAACAACCCATGTGTACACAAAGTGAGTGGATTGTTAAAAATTCCAAGCGCAGCttatcaaaaacatatttcgaaatatgatataaatgttgtcttttttatttaatcgtACATGGAATTCGGTCAATTTTCTTTCAACGATTTTTAACCACAAATAACCTTTTTCGACCCTCTCCCCCAATTCTTAATTAAAAGAAGAAGCAATTCatattgttttatcatataatttatttctattaaactTTATTAAACCAAATAATCAATCAACAATATCTCACAAATACAAcacaagttttattaaaaagggATTGTTTAAAATACCTTCCAGttgaatataaatgtatgttataGTTATGTTTATATCTCTGTTTGTTTTCAACATGTGTAtgcatttgattttaatattccttttgtaatatttagatgaactttttttattgttactaGCACAAAGCATTAATATTatagttgattttttttgttcgtgTTTGAGAATGTGAATTGGGATCATATGGAGATGAATGCAGTGAAACTTGTGGACACTGTCTAGACGTCCGCCAGTGTTCCAATAGCAATGGGATATGTCTAAAAGGGTGTGATGCTGGGTATCAAGGTGCAATCTGCAAAACACGTGAGTACATGTTTTTCATATGATGTAAACCAAATTTAATTCGCGCGCGAGAAAAATTTACGTACCCCTCGTCGCAAAAAGTTGTTGCTGCGAATCATACATGATCTGTATATATAATCTACATTTTGATCGCGAAAACTAGTCTCCATGAACCAGTTTTTCTCCTATTAATCTTCAATTAAGTAATCGAGAGATATATTGTAAATCTATAAGCTTATTTCCATTAGGACTCTGATTAAAAACTGTAGTAGTACTTTTTAACAATTCTGTCTTCACTATTATGCGTAAAATTATATCCTACAGAATGCTCTGCACGAAGGTATGGGGAGGCTTGTCAGCTTCATTGCGGTTACTgtaaaaacatgataaaatgcCACCACGTAGATGGGACGTGTAAAAACGGATGTGAACCAGGATTCATAGGAGATAAGTGTAAAACAGGTGCGCCGAAAATGTTACCGAACAAATtatatttctcattttattttatagagacactcacttttcaaaagttgttttgtagctcattttcaattttgtttcatttgcaTCACGCTTtctcttttttataataaaaaaatgactcTTTAAGTAGACATACCTCAAATTTATGCAAATATCGATGAACAACAATGTTTTGTTCGTTTCTTTTTCGTAGACTCAATTAGTTCATTCATAAACATATTGATGTAAcattcatacttttttttttaccattttcgtctttttattttacaattgaaAACACAGTCTGTGACAAAGGATGGTATGGTGTTCAATGCAGGGAGCCATGTGGTCATTGTCAGGACTCAAACCAATGTCTGCAATCAAACGGAAGATGCTTAACGGGGTGTATGGCTGGGTATAGTGGACATCTGTGTAAAGCACGTGAGCATATGACTTATATTACTATTCTCTTTAACATGTAGATAAATTACTGTTTTTAATTTGCAAACTTTAATGATATTTGCATCccttttattttaagaaaaaacatgtttaccttgcaaaataacatatcttGTATTTAACTCAAGTTAGCCgtctaaaaaaatatgttatgttACCACAACTTAATTGCATGTCAACTATCTTTCAGCTGGCAAAATTACAGAATTGACAACATACATTTTTCATCATAACTAACTTTATTTACGGATTCCCAAAAGTTTAAAACAATGTTAAGGGCGAATACACAATAGATTTAAACTAAGTACAACATGTTGCAAGAACATTCCAGAAAGGAAGATTCCGGTGCTCTTGGTTTTTCCCTTATTCtgcattttaagaaattttcatttgatactC from Magallana gigas chromosome 9, xbMagGiga1.1, whole genome shotgun sequence includes these protein-coding regions:
- the LOC117680636 gene encoding multiple epidermal growth factor-like domains protein 6 isoform X2 — encoded protein: MLLPLDDNLYKIIVCSCLLSSTAAFVNIALNKPAYQNRPWDEDDAQNAVDGRKSNLSWKEGECSMTYGEQNATWWVNLTGIHKIHYIIIYYMKNYRTVGSSVYVSNTTDISDGLMCFNDSDYTIDTVPAIANISCSTKAQYVIYYNEKRPQVMYPRFNYTFAANFLCEVEAYGCPNTGFYYGIDCCSNVNCQYCHMDTGTCLECKPGYIGDKCDIECTNGKYGKQCHNDCGYCRHMNKCSHINGTCVKGCKPGYKQPMCTQKCELGSYGDECSETCGHCLDVRQCSNSNGICLKGCDAGYQGAICKTQCSARRYGEACQLHCGYCKNMIKCHHVDGTCKNGCEPGFIGDKCKTVCDKGWYGVQCREPCGHCQDSNQCLQSNGRCLTGCMAGYSGHLCKAQCTHRKYGDGCRTDCGHCKDMGQCNHVDGVCPNGCEPGYTQDNCTQHCEIGTYGVDCNETCGHCRDLNQCSYTNGTCFTGCNAGYHGDQCKTVDELSRRTLLFFIFSLCSILGLTWICWIISTICNRRGRYGQQNFKQCKKEVQAEDLHMKAESEHMARIYDDTKCKSPVENQACFNVPEDNTYVEMKHIYQN
- the LOC117680636 gene encoding multiple epidermal growth factor-like domains protein 6 isoform X1, with product MLLPLDDNLYKIIVCSCLLSSTAAFVNIALNKPAYQNRPWDEDDAQNAVDGRKSNLSWKEGECSMTYGEQNATWWVNLTGIHKIHYIIIYYMKNYRKWGTVGSSVYVSNTTDISDGLMCFNDSDYTIDTVPAIANISCSTKAQYVIYYNEKRPQVMYPRFNYTFAANFLCEVEAYGCPNTGFYYGIDCCSNVNCQYCHMDTGTCLECKPGYIGDKCDIECTNGKYGKQCHNDCGYCRHMNKCSHINGTCVKGCKPGYKQPMCTQKCELGSYGDECSETCGHCLDVRQCSNSNGICLKGCDAGYQGAICKTQCSARRYGEACQLHCGYCKNMIKCHHVDGTCKNGCEPGFIGDKCKTVCDKGWYGVQCREPCGHCQDSNQCLQSNGRCLTGCMAGYSGHLCKAQCTHRKYGDGCRTDCGHCKDMGQCNHVDGVCPNGCEPGYTQDNCTQHCEIGTYGVDCNETCGHCRDLNQCSYTNGTCFTGCNAGYHGDQCKTVDELSRRTLLFFIFSLCSILGLTWICWIISTICNRRGRYGQQNFKQCKKEVQAEDLHMKAESEHMARIYDDTKCKSPVENQACFNVPEDNTYVEMKHIYQN
- the LOC117680636 gene encoding multiple epidermal growth factor-like domains protein 10 isoform X3, which codes for MCFNDSDYTIDTVPAIANISCSTKAQYVIYYNEKRPQVMYPRFNYTFAANFLCEVEAYGCPNTGFYYGIDCCSNVNCQYCHMDTGTCLECKPGYIGDKCDIECTNGKYGKQCHNDCGYCRHMNKCSHINGTCVKGCKPGYKQPMCTQKCELGSYGDECSETCGHCLDVRQCSNSNGICLKGCDAGYQGAICKTQCSARRYGEACQLHCGYCKNMIKCHHVDGTCKNGCEPGFIGDKCKTVCDKGWYGVQCREPCGHCQDSNQCLQSNGRCLTGCMAGYSGHLCKAQCTHRKYGDGCRTDCGHCKDMGQCNHVDGVCPNGCEPGYTQDNCTQHCEIGTYGVDCNETCGHCRDLNQCSYTNGTCFTGCNAGYHGDQCKTVDELSRRTLLFFIFSLCSILGLTWICWIISTICNRRGRYGQQNFKQCKKEVQAEDLHMKAESEHMARIYDDTKCKSPVENQACFNVPEDNTYVEMKHIYQN